Part of the Panicum virgatum strain AP13 chromosome 4N, P.virgatum_v5, whole genome shotgun sequence genome is shown below.
tcttaACTGCAACGTGATTTACTTAAGTTTTTGTGATTTCTTTTTTGGGTTGTAAATCAAATGGGGCTGTGAAGGGTTTTGTTATTAGTTTATTACACATGCTATCATCCCTCTATCCATCTGGTTGGTTGGTAATTCGAGACCAGGATAGGAATTCATGGAAGAAGTGAACAAGCAATATGTGTTTAGACTAGTAGTACTTGAATGTAAATGAGAGAGACACAAAATGAGAGGGGAATCCATTCCTTGTATTGATCTCAAGAGTTTATACATGGGGAACGGGCAGTGGCAGATGCAGAATTGGAGGCAaggggggctgaaacaatagaaatgttgatttgtgtgaagatttaatggtgatttaGAGGTATTGCTACAGTATTTTACGTGTAATTAGGGGAGcttaggggggcttgagcccccctagcccccctcctgTATCCGCCCCTGGGAACGGGTGCCATGAAGGGATACCAATGAAGAGACACCTGGTGGATGAGATCACACCAGTTATTTCTTAACAATATGGAATGGCAATGTGGTCaaatactcatgttttgttcgTTGGAAAGGTTTGCTAATTTTTTAGGTTGTGAACATATATAAGGATTGCTTTGTTGGAGATAGTTGATTAGAAGTGACATTTGTTTCGTGACTATGCACTCTTTGCAAGTTGGATGTCATCCTTATGATGCTGAATGTGTTGATCTGTGATTCCTGGAACCAGTTGGTTATGTTTTACGTTGATTCCTGGAGCCAGTTTGTGTATGCAGACGTGGCGTGGCGCGTGAAAATATTACGAAGTATAAAACAAATATTCCTGACTAATCTTTTTTTCATCTGCCACACAATGAACCTGTAAAAACCCTTTTGTCATACCATAACACTCTTTCTGCTATTTCTAAAATCTCAATCCATGCCCCTGTTACTCAGGGCGAAGCTCAATCCCTGCTGTGGTTACTCAGGGCACGCGAGCATATGCACACCGTTCGGCTGGTCTTTGTTGGCTGctctgggctggagctggtgcaACCGGCAGCAGCCCGGCTGCCTGGTTCCAGTCGGCACTATAGCAGCTGCACGGCTTCCAGACGGTGGTTTCTGTTCCCAGCGGTCGATTTTTTCAACGGTGCTTTCATGTGGCGGGGCCCACCACCAACTACCCACCTCTTTATTCCCTTCCTCTAGATTCCATAGCGCCCCCAATGccctctttcttcttcctcccgctcCCCTCAGATCCATCCCCGCGCGCccttcctccttctccttgctCCTACAccctcggcgcggcggcggcggcggctgcggggagCTCCGCCCGCGAGCTCGACCCCGGTGGTGGCGGGGAGCTCCGCCCGCGAGCTCGcccccggcagcggcggcggcgagcccccCGGGTagcagttttttttctttttttttggatgcAAAGTTTCTGTAAAGAAAATtcgcaaattaaaaaaaatctgaagttttttttgtttttggatgcaatttttttaccttgagtttcttttttgttttggatgcaaaaatattttatataaattattttGTTCTGACGCAAAATTTCCCTCTTCAAATTTTCTCAATttgtttctcaaatttttctctaTAAAATTTTCCGTCTCtttttttcaaactttttttcttgaaaacaaTTTCTGAAATCTAAAAACGACAAAAAACTTactaaaataggaaaaaaatgaACGGTTGGAAAATCAATCGTAGGGAACTCTTCCTAGGTCGACTGTAAATTAGACTGCCCCCTTCCGGCCGGACTTAAGTCTGCTGCATTTTCTGAAACAGGCAGCCGAACCACTGCAGCTTATTAGAACAGCCCAAAACAGCCAGCCGGCTGGATTCCAGCCCAGCGAATGGCAGGACGGCAGCCGCTGGACGCCGCGCGCGGCTTGCTAATGGATTTGCCAGCTCTGGATACTTGATTTGGCTGCACCGGTGAGCATGGTGGCGTAGCCGAACAGTGGCACAGCAAGCGCGGCCACAGCGGTGCTGGCGACCATTGCGGTTCTGATGCAGATTATATTTAATGCAGATGCTCACCGGCCGGCTGTCGGCCACCCGGAGGCTGTCCGTTCTTGGTCAGAGGGTTCAGTAGGGTGGCGTAGATGGCGATCTTGGGCCTCGGGATGCTCCCCCGTGACCATTCatcaaaaataaaactaattaaccCATCAGGCCGCATGATAAAAAGAAAACCAAAACTTTGCAACAAGAGAAAAGAATATAAACCAAAAGTTGAGCGTGGCGTGCGACCAAGGCATGGAGATGCCATCTTGTTGGATTGACGAAAAGGCCTCCACTACCAGCGcgcgctccactgcacgcccACCCGCAATGCGCTTGCCAATAAACGCCGCGACTCCATGCTCAGCCGGGCCAGCCGGCCCACTCGATGGCGGCGCACGCACAAAGCAATCGGTGGAGAAGGGCCCACGGCGGCGCCTTTCCTCGGTCCCTTGCAGTTGCACGATTGCAAACGCTACCTTTGGTATCTGCTGACCCCTTCCCATATCCTTGCAAATTGCAATCGCTTCCTTTGTTATCTTACTCGCTCGTATATCTCACGTAAGCTTTCCAAAGTTTCAAATTTATAGCATCCTCCTGTCATGAGCTAAGAGCATCAAGTAGTTCTGTAGAGTGAATGTGAACCGCGAAACACCAGAGTTTTTAAATACAAACTTTTTGAAAACGAGGGAACCACCGGAGTTGAAGCATTCCGTGTTGAACTGACGATCGTAAAATGCCCAAATAAAATCTATGAACAACACTGCAGTTGCAGCTGATACGAGCTGTCCCTTGACAAATTATACGAATCCAATCCCACATCACAGATCCTCTTATCTGCAGTTTATTTTTTGGTTGCATATGCAACTAATTTCATGAGCTATCTTATCAGGGTGAGAGCACTAGGCTACAGATGTGCTGCTACTAGGGTAGGTTACAATATAGTTCATTTACATATACGGTGCTCAGTGTGCTCTCTCATGACTCAAAAGCTATGAACAATCTGCTTCAGTGAGTAATATGTGCCGACCACAATCACTCCCGCCCCAATCATGATAATACCCAGGCAAGCTACCAGCTCCAACCTCAGATTCTTGGAGGTCCTTGAGCTGATCTTCAGGTAGCAGGCACAGGGCAGCAACATGGTGACTGTGCTGCTGAGGAACGAGCCCGTAAGCGCGACAACATAGGCGAAGAACGGCACCACAAGTGCTACGATGGTCGTGCTGACGACCAGGGCGGTCCTGATCAAGACACTGACGGTCCTGTTCTTGCCAACGTGAAGGGTATCCTCGATAGCCTCTGCTATTGGAGTGATTAGCAGCGCGAACTTGGTGAAAGGGTTGATCAGCGTCGTGTAGATCGCGATATTGGAGGCAAAACGTTTTGATGGAAGGTTGAGAGTCACCTGGGAATTTAATGATTCCCCGTACATCAAGTATCCAATGATGCCTGTTAGCCCATAGCTAAGAGTGCAGATCGTGAAGCAGATGAGCAACACCTGAAATTGTAAGAGGTAATGTTGTCACTATTGTAGCTTTATATGTAACAGGAAGTTTGACAAACTTACAGCTTGCCAGAACTGGGCAATCTACataaagatgtttttttttctgcctCAGTGCAGAGATTCCAATTTCATTTTACTTACAATTGTTGGGAACCGAAAAATGATTTGTAGTTCTATGAAACAGTACTTTATAACAATAGTATTTATCTGAATTCATGATAGAATTAACAAAAGATATTGGAGAAAGGACATCTACTTTACTTACTGTGGGGAACGTTTTTCTGTTTCTCATGCCAGTGTATATCATGGGAAAAACAGCATGGCCGCTGAAACAGAACGCGTATAAGCTCATAGCAGTTGGCATACCAGACCAGTTGACAGTCACACCTTTCTCATGAAAACAGACACCATCAAACACTCCAACCCACAGAACAGAGGCGATTAGAATGACAGATGCCATGACTCCGCCAATAGCAACATATGCAAGCATGTTCAAGGTCCGAAGCCATGTTGTTGGTAAAACCAGCAGGCTGAAGATCAACACAAACCCTTGTTTGCTTCCAATCTTGAGACTAGCAACATGGAAGTTGGCATTTGGAAATAATTTCTCCAAGTTGTCACCTTCTAATATCAAGAAATCAATGGAAACAAGATACAGCTCCAGGTACAAGAATATTGCTACTATGATTTTTCCTTTCCGGCCAAAAGCTAGCTCACCAATATCAGGATAGGTCTTAACAAGCGAGCTTGAGTCTATGCATCTCTGCAGGAGAATACCAGTATAGAAACAGATGATTGCTATGGTCATGAAAATGAGTAAGCTCAGCCATCCTCCTTGAGACAATGCATATGGAATGGATAATATCCCAACCCctgcaaacaaacaaaaaatattcaGAGAAATAGCTAGCTCAATAAGGAAACATGGACAACCATATGTGAAACTGCGATACCATCACTTCTTCGCATATCAAGTTTGCAAAAGACAGGCAGAACAGAAGAAACTAGAAACCTGAGAGAGCATTAACTCCATTGAAGCAAGTTTTGAAGAAGCCTGTCCCAAACTTTGGAGGAGTGTTGTCCTCCATCAGAAACTCCTAGTGGCCTCGACTAGAGGATGCACATCAGCCCTGGGTTTTAAAGAAGTGTGGTGCATGATGTTGGGACATTATCACCACAGTGGTAGTGCCGTGTGACAATAAGTGGATGTCTATGCCCAGAAAAGAGATGAAAATaaagcaaaaaagaaaaggcattGAGTGAAATTACACATATCGGCAAAGTAGATTcatgaaagaaacaaaaaatgtgAAACAGATTGATATCATCGCTTCAGGACCTAACGAAACATATCCCAGAGCCAGAGGGAAGGGAAGGAGTGGAAGCACATGCAAAATGCATGCGGCAGCTACAAAAAAGCAGGAACGCAAATAAAGTTGCATGCCGTTCCTGCATCCTTGATAAATCCAGGTTACATAAATAACTAGGACTCAAATGAACATACGTTTTTGTGTAGTGCTTCCCTTTTTGTTGGAAAAGAGACCGTCAAAAGTAATCTTCTTACTTGCAGGCACCATATAAATGTGATGTCATAGCGCACCATACTGCAGAATATATCCATATGTGCAGTTTACCAGAATCAGGTTTACATAACTAGGTAGCCAGAATCTTAGAccccttgcactgaagcagctGAGAAAAGGGTTGCAATCTCCAGCACTGTCAAGTGTAAACTTCAGGGAAAATTCAAACCTAGCCGTAGTGAAAAAGCAGTGGCAGTGTTTAACAAGTAGACAAATTAGAAGGAATAAACATTTATCACAGTTATGAACAATCAAAATATTTAGTTATACATGCTGAATCATGAAGGCACAGCTTCACAATCTAACCATCATGGCACAAGATATAAATATTTGGATGAGGAGACTTCGCACTAGGTGATGTCTCCTTTTTGTGACAAATGAAGAAAAGTGTGTCACACATAGTACAAATGAAACCAATAAAAGCTTAAAGCTCACCAGTGCCCTATTATAAATGAGTAAATCACAATTGTAGGCTAAAAAACATTACCAGTTTCTATTAAGCTATTCCTATCGTGCATTTAGTGAATTGGTAGCATCATATCGAGTAATTAGGAGTAAGTGCATTATTCAGGTAAGAGAAATGAAGATGGAGCCAACACTCTCACGCTGCAACTGGTCAGTGAACACGCCAGAGAAGTGGTTCGCCGAGCCAGCCCAGGATCGGGTCACGGCACAAGCTTCTAATGATGAAAATCAGGGGGGCAACTCTCTCCCTGGAGTTTTTTAGATATGAAAATGGAACCACTTTTTTCTATAAAGCAGAAACCACACAACTACACAAGTATATATTATCTCCAAAGATACTATGCAGAGCACAACATTGGAAGATTCCAAACGGAAGCACTTTAAATAATTATACCATGTAGTTTCTTTCACAAAAGTTAGAAGATTCATGAccccagaaaaaaaaagcataggaaaaaaaGACGTGCTATCCTGCATGAAGTCTcaaatagaaaaaagaaatcACGTTCTACGTTCCCTCACAGCAGCTCTGTCATAAACTTTTGAATAAAAAAGTGACCACAGAAAGAAAGAGTGCAGTATCAGATAACCATGTACAACTTTACACTGATGTCTGAAGCTGATAGATCTAAAGCACTTCAATAAACAGCAATGCCTAAAACTTCCatttcatatttataccccagtCCACTAGACACTGCTGGATGTTTTCAATCCTTTCTTCTTTGTAACATTTCACCTAAAGCAAGCATTTGCTTCAGCATACAAAGCTAAAGGATAAGTGGCGCTGCATCTTGAATCACAACATGCACTGGTAAACAGACACTTTTTTAAAAATCTTACTTTCAATTCATTCTTGTTTTTTCTAGAGCATACAAGTCACTGCCTGGCAAAGATGAACCATGTAGAAACTAGCCAAATATGAGGTAATTGTCATTTGCCAATAGGAGAATTCCTACAACCAGAATCACTAGGAAATCAAATTCAGTTAACTGTAAACAAGTTTAATTAAGCTTAACTGTGGCAAGGGAATTGAAAGGAGAAAAAAGTGCATCCTGCAATGAAACATAAAGTGATGTGTGAATACATGACCAATTTCACAAACAGTTATGCAAACAAAGTTACACATATAAAGTGTGAAAAGTGAATCAGAAGTCCAGCACATATTAGGCGCAGGCTATGCAGCCTAGCAGCAAGGAATGTGATATGGTTTAGTAACTTCAGTCAACAGGAAGCTTTACCAACTTCttcaataaaaataaaatcacTAATCAAGAAACCTGAGTCGCTGAGGACAAACTGTATGGTATTCCTCCTCTTCCTGATAACCTCACTTCTTTCATCCTTATAATCCTACTCCATCTAGTGTCTAGTCACACATACTTTGTTTCTCACAAGGTCATGTCAAacttttaaatttaaatatttgtttTGAAATACAAAATCTTATGTGTAGATTGTCTTTAGAAACACTTCCATATTCTCATAAATGTATTACTTTATAAACATATTCTAATAGAAAACAGCGTTCAAAGGTACACATTGTCCCCGTCATGTCCAAGAATGAAGTAATTATTACTGGGGGAAGCAACATGGAGTAGCAAGCAGACAACATCAAAGTCAATCTCAAATTCCCAATGTCCAGTGGATGGATCAAAGAAAATCATACATAGAAACTTATGGAATATCTAAAACTAAAAATTGCATGCATTACCAGTTACCATAAAATACAATGTGGCTAACATTAAATACTTTGTGCTTCAAGAAATTGTATAGCCTGCATAAGAGTGCAAAAGGAAAGCCACAAGTTGGAACTGAGGAAGTCAGAAGTCCGAGTGACAGTAAAAGGATTACGACTTCATCATATTTCACTTGAAGTTGCTGTCTTTCTGTCATTCTGGCCCATAATGTTTCTGGTGGCAGGTGGACGTCGAATAACAGCCCCAATCATAGCTCTCTTTGCTGAATTTGTACAAGAAGATTAATCAGGCTGTGCAATTTAAGTTAATCTGAGGAATCCGGATTTATCCTGAAAATGACTGACCCACCAAAGTCCAATGTAATTGGCAGGATCCTTCATGAGGACAAGTCAAAGTGAACAGATCCACTGATGCTAACATACTCAGCAAGCATTGGTAGGTAGGGTGAGCTATGACATCCACTAAATCATTCACCAGGCCCCATCATTCTTGATTCGTCGATCAAGATTCTTGCTGGGTCAACACCGAATTTTACTGCAGCACAATTCCAGAATGGCGAAAATCGAGCACCATGCCAGCGTGCCTTTTTCATAGAACAGAATCCAGGATGACGATAGATATCGATTACACAGCTGTCCATAGCCAATCTTTTCACTCACTAAACTTCAATCAACCTAACGATCCAAAAGGCCACACATCAGAAGATTCAAAGTGACAATGGTGCCTGGGACTCCAATCAAGCATCAATAGGATATCCGAAGGCCCACGTTGCAATTGTGtgtttttcttgaaattggTACCAGTTCCTAGTAGCCCAGCACTGTCTAGTTTACTCCTGCGGCTCGCGCAATGATGGAGCCTGGAGGTAGGAGACACCAAATGGGGTTGTTGGACTTCTTGGGAATCAAAAGACGGGACCAAAAGTTGCGCGTGCCAGCAAACCGGCAATGAAACGAGGATGAATGAAAGAAAGCATGAGAAACACGAACCGGGCGCTGGATACGACCGTGCTTGGAGCAGACCAAAGGGTCTCCACTACCAGCACTCGCTGCACGTACGACCACCCACATTTTGCATCACCAACACGATTCAGCAAGGACTTGCGCCGACAAATACAGCCGCGCTAGTACAGCGCACTCATCACCGGCCACCAGCACTAGCCGAGCCAGCGGTCGCTCACCGGTGCCCCGGACCGGCCTTCCCTCCCGAAACCTGCAGACGGAGGCGGAACGACAATCGGGGCGTCAGAAATCAGTACATAACCTCATGCGTCAGGACACATCGAGTCAACAGCGCGGTGTCGGTGAGGGGAACCTGGCGCCTATATAACCCCGATACTTCAACACGACCCCGTAtcacgtatccgatacgtatccgcgtatccgtatccgatactcCGATACACCTTTGTGCCTTTAACTTTTGCAGAAATTTGACGTATTcacgtatccgtatccttccgataccgatatgcgtatccgtatccgtgctgCATAGCCTGGTGCTGTGGAGCGCGGCTCGCCTTGCCGGAATGGTAGCCACCAAAGCAACTAGGAAATGGTCGCTTCCCAAGGGCCCaccacctccccgccgccgccgccggtgggatTGACATTGACTATTGAGGCGGCGCCTCGGAcatcggcggcggctccggccttcttttttttttttttgaaatacgcGCTGCATATATTACCATGTAAGGAAAACATACATAGACGCGTACAAATACGAACGCATACGCAAAGGATACACGGGGGACAGCTGCCCCAACCAAACTTGACAGAGGCCctcaccaaaaaagaaaaaaacatggAAGTCCTTGGGAGCTTCTGTATCCACCGGAGTCACCGCCTTCCACCGACTTCCACCACCGACGGAGTCGCCGGAAAAAGGCGCAGCAAGCAGCCCCCATCCACAGGCCCGGGAGAGCACCACCGCACACAGGCTTTGAAGAGAGCCGCAGAAATCTCCCGAAACGAACGGGACACAAACCAAAGACGAACATCGGCCGGGGACGCGCCCCATGCAGACCCAGGCCTGGATCTGGCCATCCTGCCGGAGACCGGAAGAAAGAGAAGCCAGATTGACATACCAGACTGCCACAGCCCCGAGAGCTTCCCCGCAAGCCTCCTCGCGTCGCGCCGCTAACACCAACGCCGCCGACAAGAGCCGGCCAAAAGTCCCTACACAGAAGCCGACGAGACCTGGAACTCCAGATCCGGTCGAACACCACCTCACACGCCCATCGCCGTCACCGGAGCAGAAGACGGCGAGGTGGAACGGGACGAGGAGGACCTTATTCCACATAGACAGCGCCGCATCCACCAAGCAGTCGCCGCCGGGATACAAACCCATAAAGGGACCTAATCTACACCGCCAGGCGAGGAGACGCCGATCCCCCACACATCCGAGGGCCAGAAGGccgccggaggcggaggggatcaacgctccggctccggcctTCTTATGATCTTATCCACGCGAAAAATGTGAGGAAGAGTCCGCCGCCGGCtggtgcgggcgcgggcgggcgtGGGCCGATGTGGGCTGCATTGTGGTGAGAGCTAAAGGGCCCGTACAAAATGCCGGGACTCCGAAAGGCCTTCCAAGCgctgcacaaaaaaaaaaaatcatttaggCCTCCCAAGGGACGAATCTGCCTGCTTTCCTCCTGAACAACAAAACCATCCGTCCAGCCTTCTCAAACACACAATACTGTTTACACAACCTCCCTAAGCGGTTTGAGGGTAACGTGGTAgcagtttttctcttttttttttgactaaaTCCTTAAAAAACcacagtaaatcacaaaaatcaTAAAAGGGAAAATCTAATTTTATTGAACTCCACGTAAGTAGATCTACGcattgaatatattatatgatatactttaatacaatttttttctatagttttggatatatgttttttttaattaatttatatataccATTTCTGTTgtccaattatggtgaaatttttatggtgggctaataattatatgattgagctataGTACAAATTTTATAATTATTGGATCATGTTTGATTgagctatagatttatctatataaacctagataaatctaGACCAATCTATAGATAAACGTAGATAAATCAATAAATCACTCGTACATGATCcgataatcataaaatttttactacatcCCAAtcatatgatttttttgtgatttactgtgatttttcaaaaaattagtcaaaataaaaaaggaaagaaaaatcagaaaaaccACTGCCACATCACTCTCAGACCACTCAGGGAGGTTATGTGAACGGTTCTATGAGTTTGAGGTGGCTGAACATACGATTTGTTGTTCAAGAAGGAAAAGCAGATTCGGTCCAAAGTTGAGGAAGgtaaaaagatttttttttcaaaaaaaatagggGGCCGCGTTCGAGAACCCGTTCGTTGGCCTACCGACGGGCCACATGTCGCAGCTGAGCCTGGATCGCGGGCGGCCCACGTTCGAGATGACGCAGCAACGATCGATGGGCCGCCGTACCCGTATCCATATCCGTCGGCCACATAGCAACAACTCGTCGCACTCGAAAGGCCTTTTACTTTTGGATGCTGAGCCCACGGCCCAACGCCAAGCACTGGTCGTCTCGGTCCAGCAAACAACAAGAAGCAAATAAAAAGGCCTCACGGTGACTTCTCCTAGCCCAGGCCCACGACCAGCACGGGCTGATTCAGCGCGAGACGGacttgtctcttttttttttgatggccGAGACGGACTTGTCTTgtcaaagaaagaaagaaggaaaaaaaaacctcGCGATTCCGCTGCCCGCCCACCCATATCCGCTCATCTAACCTACCAGCACAAAGCCATGCCGGCCGGCGAGGCGACTGCAGGAGAAGCACGCAGACCCCCATATCCCTGCTCCTTTTTCTTATCCAGCAGCGCCGAGCCATGCCGATCGCGGAGAACAGCGCACAGTGGGTGGAGGTCGCCGGTGATGATGCCGAAAGAAGAGCCCATGCCATGCACGGGTGCACGCAATGCAACCCGCCCCCTTTGGAGACGATCAGACATGATGGAAACGGGACAGGGAGAACCGTCGCCGCGATCCGGTATTTTTTTAGCCCAATAATGCAATGCCCAAGAGCACCATAGACAGCAGCCGGACATGATGCATCGCATGCTACTGTGTCAGTGGAGTGAGGCCGGCACTGtttggaggagaggagagaaaataaaagaaaagaaaagaaaggaaaagggcACGGCACCGCGCGTGCAGGTTCAGACATGCATCCGATCTGGCACCTCCTGCACAGCGCCCGGCGTTGTGCGAGGAGAAAGAAACGCCACGAAAAACTGAAGAGACAGGCGGCACGCCGGCAGCTGGCTGTAGCAGGTCAACCGATGCTGCTACTACTGCTTGCAGGGGGAGCTCCTGTctgtgccactgccaccatgcGACGCATTATCGCGCGGAGCAGTGCGTGAATGATATTATTCCTTCTTAAAGC
Proteins encoded:
- the LOC120669904 gene encoding amino acid transporter AVT1I-like → MEDNTPPKFGTGFFKTCFNGVNALSGVGILSIPYALSQGGWLSLLIFMTIAIICFYTGILLQRCIDSSSLVKTYPDIGELAFGRKGKIIVAIFLYLELYLVSIDFLILEGDNLEKLFPNANFHVASLKIGSKQGFVLIFSLLVLPTTWLRTLNMLAYVAIGGVMASVILIASVLWVGVFDGVCFHEKGVTVNWSGMPTAMSLYAFCFSGHAVFPMIYTGMRNRKTFPTVLLICFTICTLSYGLTGIIGYLMYGESLNSQVTLNLPSKRFASNIAIYTTLINPFTKFALLITPIAEAIEDTLHVGKNRTVSVLIRTALVVSTTIVALVVPFFAYVVALTGSFLSSTVTMLLPCACYLKISSRTSKNLRLELVACLGIIMIGAGVIVVGTYYSLKQIVHSF